The Enterococcus rotai genome includes a window with the following:
- a CDS encoding YitT family protein has translation MTALRKGQNIALIILAVLLLSIAINMFLGPHHIAAGGVSGLGILAEAAFSIDRSVVVLVLNCLMLLLTIIFLGKKVFLNTLIGSLLFPLFLAVVPEIMITSDRLLSVLFGSAIFGIGVAILYKIGASSGGTTIPPLILQKYWHINTSTGLLVTDAFIVLLNVFIFGVESFLFAILSIIVTSVVMTYIETGVKRRKSILIFSQDKTTEIKDELLQTVNRGITLFNVTGGKTQQENQMLMIVSSNSEYPAVMRIIDSIDPTSFVIVSNVAEVHGLGFTYHPIQ, from the coding sequence ATGACGGCGTTACGTAAAGGTCAAAATATCGCATTGATCATTCTTGCTGTTTTACTACTAAGTATTGCAATCAATATGTTTTTAGGTCCTCATCATATTGCAGCAGGCGGAGTGAGTGGATTAGGTATTTTGGCAGAAGCCGCTTTTTCGATCGATCGGTCAGTCGTTGTTTTAGTCTTAAATTGTTTGATGTTGCTTTTAACGATTATTTTCTTAGGGAAAAAAGTGTTTTTGAATACTTTGATTGGCAGTCTACTTTTCCCCTTATTTTTAGCCGTTGTCCCTGAGATTATGATCACATCAGATCGCTTACTTTCCGTTCTTTTCGGTAGTGCGATTTTTGGGATTGGTGTTGCCATTCTCTATAAAATCGGTGCCTCAAGTGGTGGTACCACGATTCCCCCGCTGATTTTACAAAAGTATTGGCATATCAACACTTCGACTGGTCTACTGGTAACAGATGCATTTATCGTTTTACTAAATGTGTTCATTTTTGGGGTTGAGTCATTTCTGTTTGCGATATTATCGATTATCGTGACTTCCGTTGTGATGACCTATATCGAAACTGGGGTCAAACGAAGAAAATCTATTTTGATTTTTAGCCAGGATAAAACCACTGAAATAAAAGACGAATTACTGCAAACCGTTAATCGTGGTATCACATTATTCAACGTTACTGGTGGCAAAACACAACAGGAAAACCAGATGTTGATGATCGTCAGCTCAAATAGTGAGTATCCTGCAGTTATGCGCATCATCGATAGCATCGATCCAACATCATTTGTCATTGTTTCAAATGTTGCAGAGGTTCACGGCTTAGGGTTTACTTATCATCCTATTCAATAA